The genomic region GCCACGAGCGAAAGTTTTCCACGATGTTATTAGCAATCGTGGCACTGGTTACGGTCGGATAACCCGGATAGGACATAACCTTGATGCCGTCCTTGCCGAAATCCTTGACCCGGTTGAAGGCATACACCACTGAGCTGCATCCTTCCGTTTTCGTGCCGGTGTCGGTCGTCCACAGAATTGTGTTGTTGGTGATGATTGCACTGGTGCTGGTCTGAACCAGAATACCAATGCCGCCCCTGGGAGAGTTGATGAAGCCGGCAGAATCAAGGCTTCCTTCGTAGTCGCCGGACCCATAGGAATACGTATTATTGATGTATACCTGACTGCTGTTCTGCACGAATATGTTACTCCAGTAGGGCTTCGATGAGCGGATATCCTGTATATCCACAAACGGGGTGCTGGAAACCGATAAGGCATTCGCCCGCGCATTATTAAGCTGCATGGTGCCTTGAATGTAGGCCGCGGCGCAGTTACTGATCGTAATTAGTTCGTGCGTGGCATATGCCTGCCGTTCACCTTTCAATTGCCGCCTTCCATCCAATAGCCCATCCCCAATAATCTGAATGGTTCCAAATCCGTCGAAGTGCAGCATACCGTCGTAGCCGCCGCCGTCCGTATAGCTGTTTGAGGCGACAATGGAGGCCCCGTTCAGGTCAATAGTTAGGTCTTTCCCCGCCCCGGCATAATCCTGCTTAGAGGCAAGTGTATAGGTCCGGCCCCTGGAAAGCCTGATTTTCCCCAGGCCGGACACAAACGCCCGGCTAAGTATATCCGCGTCCCCTAGCCCCCGGTCAAACCAGTCGGCCTGCACCCATCCATCCGGGATGAATCGCACCCAGAAGCCGCCGCCGCTGGCAGGATAGACCGTGGCGTTATCAGCCGTATAACCCGAAGCGGCATAACTGAAAGTTCCGCCCCGGTTCACATCCCGAACAATAACCGAACTTGCGGCTGAACCGGAAATGGCCGTGAGGGAGGCAATTGAGGCAACTTGCAATACACGCTGATTTACCTCTTGAATTGTCGGAACCTTAATTGTTGGCCCTGTAACGGGAACAATATGTAAACGTCCTTCTCGAACAGCAATCCTGTTCCAAGTTTTGGGACGTGTGTTTGTATCCGGTGAAAATTCAATCTGTGCAAAACTAAATTGGTATACCAGGGCAAAAAGCAGAAATAAAAAGCGTTTCATTAGAATGTTGTTAAGGTTATTGTTCCTGACATTGTTTCTCCTGAAGGAGTAGTAAACGTTGCTTGAATCTGCCGTCCAAGTATACTTCCTTGTTGCGGCTGATTCAATAGAGCTTGAATTGCTTTGTTAGCATCTACAAATCTTGATTCTAGGCTTGACAATTTTCCGGCGATTACTCCCGTCAAATCGCCGCTGTTATTTTTTCGGAAGAATAGCAGATACACCACTATCAATACTCCGATTAGAATTATGATATCTTTAAACATATGAGCGGTTGATTAACGGTTCCACCTCCAAAAGAAATAAGCTAAAATCAGCAATGAAGCCCCGCTAATTATTGAGTTCGTGTAGCCTTTTTTTTTAACTCAGTATCAAAGGCATTTGAACGACTCAACAAAGCTTTTTCGTAAGTAGCCTGCATGTACCCAGAGGTGGTAAAGGCTTTTGCAAATTGAGCAAAGTTGTTGCTTTGGCTTGCCAACCCAAGACGCTTGTACGGCTGTACATTGGTGATGAACCAACCAAAGTCCAGGAAGCTTTTTTCTACGGTCTGGTACACACGATAGAATCCGGTATCACCAGGATACGTACTGCCAACCTGTCTTTTGCTTTTGCCGTCCCAATGCCGCCCGAAGTTGGCCGGATTGACACTTACTTTAATGCCGAAAAAATTCCGGTCATTTCTTGAGCTAAAAGAAGTTGCCCAATTGGTTTCAATGCTGGCAATTGCCAGGATAACGGCCGGATTAATCCCGTACCGTTGTCCTGACTTTACAGCCATTGCACCATAGATTTCAGTGAATTGTGCTGCGTTCATAGTTTATGCCTGATAGTCTGCTGGTACTGCCATTCCGCCCGGTACATTCTCCCGAAGGTCGCCGCGCCAAATCCGAGCGGTTCCGGCCAAATCCGTAAAGGCACAATAGATGTCTTTCGGCTCCACGTTCTGCATGTTGTCCGGAAGCTGGAAGCGAACAAGCGAAGCGCGACGGCCCTTCACATCGATCACGTAAGCGGAACTGTTGGCCACGCCGGTATTAGCGAACAGACGCACTTTCGTTGTCTGGTTCATACCCTGAACCGGGAACGCCGCGTAAACTGCCAGGCACTTTTTACCGTTGGCCGCGGTGTACAGCTTCCCGAATACCAGCGGCTTTTGATGGAAATGTTCGCCGTCTACCTTGTTCTGCGAGATGTACGGATGCTTGAAGAACACCCACTTTCCATCTGCATCAACCGCGTCTTTCACCAGTGATACCCGGTGAGCTGCCTTTGTGATGTATTCGAATACCGCATCTGCAGGCATGTCTTCATCAGGCTCCTGGTACTTCACGCCTGGTGCCGTTCGACGTGCGGCCGGTGGCGCCCAATGCACATAGTATTTTGCCAGGAACATGGAGCCGACTGCATGAAAGTCCACCAGCCATTCCGGAAGCGGCCGGTTATTCTGGTTCATGAGCGGATGCGGAATGTTGGCAATGTAAGCCATGCTTTCCGCCGTATGTCGAGTATAGGCCGCGGCCTGAATACCTACCGAATCAGCCGCCCGGCTAGTAGTGCTTACCGGATACGCCCCGCCGTTTAGATTCCACAGAACGCCGAACAGCTTACCGAAATGTCCGTAGTATTCATGTGCTGCATGCTGACATTCCAGAGCCTCAATGTTGTACGTCCGGCCTCCTGCAGTAAAGTTGTGGGCAACCTCATTCCATTTCGGCTGTCCACCCTCCGTTTGCACCCGTCCCTGTGCGTCGAGCTGAAAGAAATCCCGTTCCCAAATCCCCTTGATGTACGAGTCAACGGCCATACCGCCTTCACATGCTTTCAGGGTATCCATGAAAACGGAATTGTCGTATGCTCCAGGACGTGCGTAAAATGCCGGTTTGCCCTCTCCATCCGGAGCGGAGTTTGCCGAAAATCCAGACTGGAAGGTTGCAACCCCGTAGGGAACAAACACAATCTTTCCGGCCGCTTCCGCTCCAAAATGTGAGTTTACCCGTTCCAGCATTCCGGCCTGAACACCTGCAAACATCTTCAGGTTTTCGATAAAGTAATTACCGCTGGTACCAGGTGAAGGACCGGACTGCTCCACGTTAATGATGAAGTATTTGGCCTGACCGATGTACGGATCTGTCAGCCATTGCCCGAACAGACTACGGCCAATTTCTTTTGCGGTTTCGATGCTTGCAGGCAACGGACCCCAACCGGCCCCAACTGCAGCAACAACTTCTACCGGAATCGGCCGGCCGGCAAAGCCGTTAGTACCGGCAAACCGCGCCGCATCAGCTCGTAGTTCAATCGGAAGGCCGGTATTCATTGCAACCGCCGCCGCGTGTTCGTATACCTGAGTATCAGCAAAAAAATGCTTTCTGTCAGGCGTCAGACGATCATAGTTATTTTGCGCCCGTGAGATAATAGAACGGGATGCTGTAACATCCCAACCCGGATTAGTGTAAATCGGGTTTGTCATTAACAGCTTGCGACCTCCCAAATTGAACGCCGGTATCCGCTTGATCAGAGCCGCGGCCGTTGCTGCCTGAAGTTGGTAGGTGTATTCGTTGTCTGCCTGGTTCGGATACATCCGGAGCGGTGCGGCCGGAAGGTTCGGAGCCGTTGTAATTGTAAATTGTACGCCCCGATAATCCTCACCAGCAAGCGAAGAATCAGAGCCGCCTTCCGGGTTCGGTGTAGAATCCGTTCCAGTACTGCCGGAAGGAGTCGTTAGCGTTGCCGGTTTCGGCCCGTTAGTATCACCTGAAGGTGTAAGTACATTGGTACGGAAAACGTTGTTCTTAGCCGATGCCCGCCGCGTTTCGAGCACAAGCGTTGCCCCAACCGGAATACCGCCAACACCAGGCGTTGCCGGATTCAGGCGAGCGTAACGGTTCCAAATGCCAATCGGGTATTCGTTTTGCGTACCTGTCCAAGTGCCAAACGTGTAGCCGCTTACTGTCGGTTGAGCTGAAGCGCCGTCGAGAATCAACCGGAACTCCAAATCGTCGGCCGTCGTGTTGAACCAGATGCTTGCCTCATTGGTGCTGTCGAGATAGCTAAACGCTACATCTGACAGATACGAGGGCTTATTGGTCGAGACAAAAACGCCCGTACTCGTGCCAGTTGAACCCGTTCCGGAACTGTTGCCGGTTGTACCTGTGGAAGTCCGGCCGGTCGTTGGAGTAATCGGCTTTTTGCGGGTGTAGATGTACAGCAGGATAAACGCTATTACAGCGATAATCAGCGTTCTGCTGTTAAGTTTTAAGGCTTTCATTTTCAAAGTATTTGTTGTTGGTTTACTGATTCGGAAGGAGTGCGGCAAGTCATTTTGAAAGCATTATCGGTGCTTTGTCCGGCCTGCTGAATGTGTAGCTCATATTCGGTGTCCGGATAAATGCCGCCGCCGTTCAGTTCAGAGCGACGGAAGAAAACAGAGTAGTTGTACAAGTCGAAATAAGCGTTTGAGGCATTAACCCAAACCGCCAACGGTAGGCCGTTTCGCCGTTCGTCGCCTTCCGGCACCAGAGCAACCATGTATACCATAACCGGCACATTGGAATACAGCAAAATGAACGCCTCTTTCGAGCTGCGGGTGAAGGTCAGACCAACCCGTTTCAGCCAGTCAGGTTTTACGGTTGTCAGGTTTAGCCAGGGATAATTATAGCTGCCTGTCTGATTCCCCTGCTGAACTACCTGCTGAGCAGTCTGAATAAAGGTCTGCTGAGCTGCAGCCATTTTCTTTTTCTTCTGCTTTTGATACAGCAGAAAACCGCCAATACCGGCCGCAAGAAGTGATATTTGTTTCTTCATTCTGTGCGTACAAAGTTTGCTTCAGCAATGAGCCGAACGGGTTTGTTTTGTGAGCCATCCGGCCGTACTGTCAGTTCGTCTAAGACTACGTAAACGGTTCCGGCAATCTTGCGCCAACCGACTGCAAGCCCAAGTACGGTGGCCGGTTTTGCGAGGTATTCGACCTGAAGATTTGCGTTGTTGTAAATCAGTAGTTGCGGCCGATCTGCAGGCAGGCGGTTTACGATTACCCACTTTCCGGAAATGTCAGGCAGTCCAGGAAGTGAGTAATTGTTGTTGGATTCGGACGGAGCGGCTTTTGCTTTGCTTGCCAGTACCAACGCCAAAAGAGACGCCCCGCCGATTAAGATTTCTTTCTTCATTTGAAGCGGACAAAGTTTGCATCTACGAGTTGGGTTGTTGCTGTCCAGGTCGGATTATACCAGGGTACACGAGGCCGGAAATAAATGTATACCTTACCGTCTCTCTTCAGCCAACCCGTAGCCGTTCCCAACTCCTCATTTGCTGCATACGTGTGCGATTTTCCGGCCGTGTCTTTCACGGTTACTGTCCGGTTCGGATTCACCAGCAGTATACGGCCAACGATGTAAGGAAGGTCCGGATAGTTCGGGTCACGAGTCGGTGTTGTTCCAGTACTGCCGCCCGTGGTGGTGCCGCCACTGGTCCCGCCTGAGCTACTTCCGGATGCCGCCCGAACGGCCGCAAAGAAGCGTTGAAGCTCTTCCGGATTCAGCCATTTTTCGAGGTCGGTTGACAGTTCGGATTTATACAGCGTCAGGTAAGCCTGTCGGACTTTCGGCCAATCCTTGATCTGACTACCAAGCTGGATTATCAGTTCTTCGTCTTCTGTAGTGCCGAAAACGCCCGTATGAGCCGCGTTGTAAATCTGAATCGCCAACTGCGTAGAATTATCATTGTTGGCATTATTC from Tellurirhabdus rosea harbors:
- a CDS encoding glucosaminidase domain-containing protein; this translates as MNAAQFTEIYGAMAVKSGQRYGINPAVILAIASIETNWATSFSSRNDRNFFGIKVSVNPANFGRHWDGKSKRQVGSTYPGDTGFYRVYQTVEKSFLDFGWFITNVQPYKRLGLASQSNNFAQFAKAFTTSGYMQATYEKALLSRSNAFDTELKKKATRTQ